A region of the Cannabis sativa cultivar Pink pepper isolate KNU-18-1 chromosome 3, ASM2916894v1, whole genome shotgun sequence genome:
ATGTATTTCTAGAAATCATGCATTGCTATTGTGTATACCACCTGTTAAGCAACCTAaaagcaaccttcaagaagaatgcaagcaagttggataaaccattcttcgctgcagctagagcatacacagagaggaaatttgaataccatatgagcgagttggacagcttggacatccgtgtcagaccatatttacaacaagttggataccataaatggtcaagataccacTGCAGAAACAACAAgtattcaactatgacttcaaacattgctgaatctctaaatgcagcaaacttagcagctagagagctaccaatcacaacactgatggagtcattgagagctttgatacaacaatggacatacacaaacaggaaaaaagcacagaaaacaacaatattttTAACACCTACAGCATCGAAGAAATTAGTCAGCAACTTTGTGGAATCATtgacataaaatttaaaatctcttaaatttttaagttgcattacggtttcttaatagtttattttctgttttgaatacataataacaattttataaattgaCTTAATTCGCAGGTAAAGCCAATAAACGAGACCATGTTCGAAGTCGTAGAACTAACCAGATCATGGGTCATCAACCTCAAGGAGAAAACATGCAGTTGCAACCGATTCCAACTTGACGAGTTACTGTgtgctcatgcgcttgctgttataaaagagatgaacttgaatATTTACAACTACTGTTCAGGTTATTACACGACAAGAATATGGCTTGAAACATACAGCGGCTCAACATATCcggtacacaatcacacaacatgggatgtgccacaaaacataaaagataccattgttctgccaccaaaccaaaaaataagatctggaagaccaaggaaacgaaggtttttatctgaatgggatacaaaaaaacataacaggtgcAGCAAATGTGGTCAACACGGGCACAACcgaaagacatgcaacaatcaagcaataaaatagatacagatgaattatttgaattgtttaattcTGTGTGAGAATTCAAACAGGTTGCTGTGTTATATTCTATACACAtgggattttattttttaaaaattttaaacagtTTGGTAATAGTTGCAAAATCGTTTTGTTACAGTTTTGACACTTCTTAAATATTTAGTACAAAATTAACTTCTTTATTacagttttaaaaaaaagtcagataagaattgataaaacataaGTAATTAAAGGAAAAATGAGCAATGGaaaaacagggaataaaatacattgattgtcaattttaaaatacaagtaCATTGGTTGTATATAGTTGGAAAATAGTTTCTATATAGTTGTGCGACTGTTAGTACAACATTCAACACCATTAGCGGCGGACTCCTTCACGGCTATTGGTGTCCTTTCTGGCCGCTAAAGGGCATTAGCGGCGGACTTCGGCCGCTATTGTCCCGCCGCTAATGCTTGgccgctattaatagtattagcggccaaaaaaggggtccgccgctaatacgattaatagcggcggagcattagcggcgggaccccgccgctaatgccCTTTGTCAGTTTCGTGTTTCGAGACTGACAAAGggcattagcggcggggtcccgccgctaatgctccgccgctaatacccgtcataataaaaaaaaaataataaatatttataaaaatttatttatatattaatcttatatataaataataattacttatataaatatttaataaataaaatctaattaatataattataacaatttaataaaatttattgataatttaaaaatgtctccaataattaactttaacatattaatcctaataaaatattgtctcaaaactaaactaaattattacaaaacataaataaattattcattaacatctTTATTCAGGTCTCCAATTATAAAGTCTTGATCCGAATTATTTTCGTTACGAGTCCCCGAAGCCCgtggcggagaaggcacataTGCTTGGTCTGATGATAAACCCAGTGTTAAATTACCAAGCTCAGCTTGGTTGAAAATGGGAGTTGAATAAAATTGGTTCTTCTGCgatgaactcccaaataatccaaaatcagCAAAGTTTGAGCCGAGCGGAGGAGACTCTGATGGTGTTCGGTATAAGAACTGATTTCCCAATGGCGGACCAGACTGTTGTTGCTGATGAGGAAAAGATGGGGTTGCTGCtgcaaaaaaatttcaaattgctGCTGTGACAAACTTTGGAATTGTTGTTGCGAAGACGGCTGTTGTGGTTGaggaggttgttgttgttgttgttgttgctgttccgGAGGAGCGGCATAACTCTGAGAAGACGAACCACCAGGCGACTGCGACTGACTATACGTTTGAATAAAATTCTCAAATCGCGGGTTAAATATATGAGCACGTTGTTCAGTCGTCAAATTACCCCCCCAAGTGGCACGCATAGCTGAGAAAATTTCTGCCACAGTGCTCATCATTTCAGTAGTTGGTGGGGGAGGCACCATCGATTGAGTTTGAGGGATTGGTTTCTTTCCTTTGCCCTTGAGCCTTTCACCCACGCCTCTTTGATAGTCAGATCTTTGGCCTAGAACTGTTTCCAAAACGTCAAACTAATAACCAGTATCAGATTCAGATTCAGTACCAGTATCGCTCTGGGATTGCCGTTCAAGTCTTTTCCTATCTAGCTTCTTGATTAGTTCCtcctatttaaattaaaattattagaatatataattaatataaaatataaattttaataataaatcattttattcacTTACATAATCTTTTGCAGCTAATTCATTAACGAAAGTGCCAGACGGCTTTTTCACATGGATCTCCTTCCATGCTTCAACTACATGCTCTCCAGGAGGACCCTCCTATACgaacataaacaattaaattagtttattataagaaaaaaatattattaacaattaaagaattaatacATACCATTCCGTGGTGTATGGAAGCCAACGATTTTGTGCCTTGCgttgttggatatttcattagttgccgattcgatttatttttagttgaaagaTTCAAAAAAGCCTCGCTAACGAACAATTCGCAAACCGGTTTCCAAGTCTCGATATTCAAGTAGTCAGGGAGGAATTTGAGAACTGTCTCCCAATCTTCTGGttttttgtaatgttgtttAAAATGCTTGTGTCTGAGTGTCTTTCGCTCACTATACCGCTCCACCATCACCGAATATAAAGTCCCCATAAGTAGGTCTCAGTGGGGATTCCCATCGATATCAAAATAGTACtgtgtaataaaataatttaaaattatattaatttacaaatgaggacataaaattattacaactattaataattaaaaatcacttaCTCTTATTCGATTGAGCACTTGATCCTTATATTGTTGGGGTACATCAGAAAAATTTAGATGACCACCCGGGCACAACATGCTTACTTGTTGGcaagaaatagaaaataattgcTTGCTTCAGTGCCAACAACTTTGCCAGTTTCAAGATCTACCTCCACCGCTAAGGGCTTACCAgcttctctcctttttttttcgCGGTTAGCGTTTGCTGCAATCCCATGACCCTTTCTGACCGGAGGTGGAACTATATTTATTcgagagaaaaataattttattagtaaatcaTACATTCACTATTTATATTCAGAACAATGTTAGATctgaaaaaatatgaaaacctgATTCGCAGGACGACGGTACCCTAGAAGGATCAGGGGGATCCCTGCCATGACCATCCACACCATGGTATGTCGCTAACGTAGCTAACATTGTACTTTACTTTGAAGacgaaaaaaaatgtaaaaattcacaaaatgtGAAACACATAATTGAAAGTTCACACAAATGTTAATgcgaaagaaattaaaaagtcATTTAATTGTAAAAAGTTTTAGTAACAaatgtttataaaataaaagttacacCGACGAATCACTATCATTTCCATCATTCACCAAGTTTACATTTTCATCATCCACATGTTCAACTAGTAAATCATCTACTTCTTCAGCAACATAATTTTCATCAAGTTCATTATTCTCTATCTCAAAATCCACTAATCAACTCTCCAAGATCAACCGTCAACACAAAATTGGAAGAGTTAGAATCACTAACAACATCAACATCAGTCTCATCTTCATTGTCATTAATGTCCCAAATTTGTCGATGGCTAATATCTTCAACAACCTTCCAATCGCGACCTCTGAGTGGATCTTCAAGATAGAAAACTTGCTTCGCCTGGTTAGCAAGGATGTACGGTTCATCTTGATACCAATAGCCACGAGTATTTATACTGGTTATATTATTTTCAGTGATTGTCTTCTTTCTTAATGGATTAGTGTTATATCATTTACATTCAAACAATGTCACTGTATATGCACCAGTATAAGATACAGTGATTACATCTTCAAGTGTGCCGTAGTAATTAAACCCTTCAGTTCCAGCAACAGTAACACCACTATTTTGTGTCTTCCGCTTTTGGTCTCGCTTCGACGCAATAAACTGAACACCATTCACTACACAACCTTCGTAAAATGTATCTATGTAATCGGAGCCAGAAGCTAGAGCGAGTAACTCATCACCATTTTGTAAAGTTCCAAGCTTGTGCAACTCATAtatctaaatacataaaatgtattaatatgagaggaatataaatggttgaattaaaactttacaattttGTCATTATACCTTCTTATGAAACTACGGACGAAAAGTTTGCCTATGCAAGACATCGTGATTACCATTAGGAtattcatgcctgatcttgtccAAATGTTCACTGTGAAGTATGATAATGTCAAGGTACGATAGAGGGAGATAgagaataaaaactaaaaatttaataaaataatttataaaaatgtaacaAACTTACTCTAAGTAAGCTTGGATTTCAGGAGAATTTTGAAGAATTTACCACTCAGCTTTTTCACGACCGATATGATCaagaggcttgataattccGCTAGTCaaaggacgagattgagaattAAAAACTGAGAGATAGCGACACACAGAAGGCGCGTCTTCATTTCGATCAAGCCGATTAAATCTTGTTTCACACTCTTTAAAGTACATTGAACAAAAGGTTACTGCCTCATCAGCAACATAACCTTCTGCAATTGACCCTTCAGGACGTGCCTTGTTTCCCACataattcttcaattttttcatgtacCTTTCAAAATGATACATCCATCTCATAAAGACTGGGCCACCCAGTATCGCTTCTTCAGGAAAATGTAATACCAAATGTatcattatgtcaaaaaaagCTGGAGGAAAAATCAATTCCATCTTGCATAAtgacaaaattaaattattttgagcaTCCTCCATATCTTTTACATTTAGAGTTCTCGAGCATAATTGTCGAGAAAAATTACACAGCTTAATAGTTGTTGCAGTGTCACGAGGTAGAAATTTACGGACACCAATCGCTAGTACTCGCTGCATAATGACATGACAATCGTGGGATTTTAACCCAATAATGTTTGACTCATCTGGAGAAACTTTGCTCTTTAAATTTGAACAGAAGCCATCGGGAAACTTGATTCCTTTAACAAACTGACAAAATAGTTGTCTTTTCTCACGAGTCAAAACATAAGGAGCATGCGGTTTTATTAGCCTGCCATTCCCATCTTCATAAATCCACAATGATTCCCTAATACCCATCTTCTTTAAATCATGTCGCGCATTGGTTGTGTCCTTTGATTTATCATTATCCAAGATGGTTCCTAGGAGACTATCACACACATTCTTCTCAACATGCATGACATCAAGGTTGTGTTTTAAAATATTCGTGCTCCAATACTCCAACTCgtagaaaatactttttttcctcCAATTACAAGTTTCTGCAACTCTTCTACGTTTCACGCCACCAAAATTTTCATGATGTCCGGGAATTTGGGGTTCGAGAGTATTAACTTGTGATAATATCTCTTCACAAGTAAATCGTCTTGGAGGAGGTCTTCTTTCAACTTTACCATAAAATCGAGTATCCCTTCTCATTGCATGGTTACTTGGCAAGAACCTTCTATGACCAACATATGATGTCTTCCCGATCACTCGAATGGACGTCGTGTCTTCATTACAAGTAGGGCAAGCTTTATAACCTTGACCACTCCACCCAGACAAGCTACTACGAGCAGGAAAATCATTCACTGTCCACAAAAGCGCAGCACGCATGGTGAACATCGAGTTGGTCGAACTATCTCTCGTTGGTACCCCATTATTCCACAACTCCtttaattcatccaccaacggtcttaaaaatatatccatGTCTTTACCCGGAGATTTTGCACCAGGAATTAGGGTAGatagcaaaaaataattatctttcaTACATAACCAAGGTGGTAGATTATAATTAGCCAACACCACTGGCCACATGTTGTATGCAAgactcatgttgccaaatggattaaatcCATCAGCAGCTAACCCAAGTCGAACATTTCTTGGGTCCCTTGCAAACTCGGGATGTTTTGCATTAAAGTCTTTCCAAGCTAGACCATCGACCGGGTGTCGCAACACCccatcatcttttgattttccaGTATGATGCCATATCATGCTCTTCGCTGTAATCCTCGAACTATATAATCTTTTAAGTCGAGGTGTCAACGGAAAGTATCGCATGACTTTGCAAGG
Encoded here:
- the LOC133036222 gene encoding uncharacterized protein LOC133036222, which translates into the protein MTSEHKDCDGRIRCPCVRCINSRFEKIDRVRAHVFDQGFMQGYEKWIYHGEPEDVVDDVAVGDVESEDEMIPILEDFFPPTTEDVQGEDEQPTTNPHFDDLFEEIEAELGKIPNNIFEELLKLLKFAFPKENNIPATYYEAKKRLKKLGLGYDSIHVCLYNCCLFYKENASKEACPVCGTSRWVTSENGKGKKVPCKVMRYFPLTPRLKRLYSSRITAKSMIWHHTGKSKDDGVLRHPVDGLAWKDFNAKHPEFARDPRNVRLGLAADGFNPFGNMSLAYNMWPVVLANYNLPPWLCMKDNYFLLSTLIPGAKSPGKDMDIFLRPLVDELKELWNNGVPTRDSSTNSMFTMRAALLWTVNDFPARSSLSGWSGQGYKACPTCNEDTTSIRVIGKTSYVGHRRFLPSNHAMRRDTRFYGKVERRPPPRRFTCEEILSQVNTLEPQIPGHHENFGGVKRRRVAETCNWRKKSIFYELEYWSTNILKHNLDVMHVEKNVCDSLLGTILDNDKSKDTTNARHDLKKMGIRESLWIYEDGNGRLIKPHAPYVLTREKRQLFCQFVKGIKFPDGFCSNLKSKVSPDESNIIGLKSHDCHVIMQRVLAIGVRKFLPRDTATTIKLCNFSRQLCSRTLNVKDMEDAQNNLILSLCKMELIFPPAFFDIMIHLVLHFPEEAILGGPVFMRWMYHFERYMKKLKNYVGNKARPEGSIAEGYVADEAVTFCSMYFKECETRFNRLDRNEDAPSIYELHKLGTLQNGDELLALASGSDYIDTFYEGCVVNGVQFIASKRDQKRKTQNSGVTVAGTEGFNYYGTLEDVITVSYTGAYTVTLFEYEPYILANQAKQVFYLEDPLRGRDWKVVEDISHRQIWDINDNEDETDVDVVSDSNSSNFVLTVDLGELISGF